One genomic segment of Lampris incognitus isolate fLamInc1 chromosome 2, fLamInc1.hap2, whole genome shotgun sequence includes these proteins:
- the arhgef19 gene encoding rho guanine nucleotide exchange factor 19, which translates to MLPGYGFSPLPDFQPHLNAFGCRGKNPSMWIPGSGESQALSEARDDRLPLTSCHHKHIAVCQQETLAFIELQPPVTPKINGLGSPRATFPLDTQCTIHSLSLNSFRQTVNELKEEANGSNPNFSPETNLNLDSRTLVDEDMPEGQNGIGIDVSSQEQAKRPLSVTTVCRPLHAALSLPLTFPLSSLYADRDSWDRPSSTESPGFQSPDSSQPQRRTSQSSLKEKSIRRKMRVYSPDSLNNESLSSPILDEDCIFPGPFSSLLVEDLGGISSLELVTSPSSIAGATGLPNPSHPDNLNLPEEPLHITEDSIPGLGEDCGNANTLNVAGGSSFSRSRNGDQERRRFSASELISRLQLSQRKSSFTLKLGKSLSARVTSRDRQSSYSLSPNPDYKSTSKHRSSGGSSESAPNSPVGPPPSLPNSESGMPLHRWSTKLGMRKKSTEEDWGTSPTVPCSNRLSRFLPNSILYQEYSDVAINREIQRQQGKEPGTEEEGLREEGSDDSPSPSNLSPSSSFRSSRGSAFALWQDIPDVRCSGQLDNFSNEERKLQEAKFELVTSEASYIRSLAIAVDHFMLSQELGECLGAQDKQWLFSKLPEVKDVSERFLQDLERRLEEDILRFDVCDIVLDHCPALRRVYLPYVTNQAYQEQTYQRLLQENLRFPSILARLEEYPICQRLPLTSFLILPFQRITRLKMLVENILKRTTPGSRDEDTATKAFNELKKIIKECNSSVQSMKRMEELIHLNKKINFEGKIFPLISQSRWLVKHGELLEVDTQTMSISGSKFKLPTKPVYLHLFNDCLLLSRRKDTWKFMVFVHAKIGELKVKDLSQKLQGISGFIFHLQLCGGQQLKHQILLKALTESEKQRWITAMFPSNPLEDIEQAGENDDLSQVQCIKSYQSQEHDELTLEKADILQAKTITSDGWVEGIRLSDGERGWFPKSYVEEITSRSARLRNLRENIRIKCVMQKLEGEH; encoded by the exons ATGCTCCCTGGGTATGGATTCTCACCTCTCCCTGACTTTCAGCCCCACCTTAATGCTTTTGGCTGCCGAGGAAAAAATCCCAGCATGTGGATCCCTGGCTCAGGCGAGTCCCAGGCTCTGAGTGAGGCCCGAGACGACAGGCTCCCCCTAACATCGTGCCACCACAAGCACATTGCTGTGTGCCAGCAGGAGACATTAGCTTTTATCGAGCTACAGCCCCCAGTGACTCCTAAAATCAATGGTCTTGGCTCTCCGAGGGCGACTTTTCCTCTGGACACGCAGTGCACAATACATTCCCTCTCCCTAAACAGTTTCAGACAGACAGTGAATGAACTGAAAGAGGAAGCCAATGGGAGTAACCCTAACTTTTCCCCTGAAACAAACTTGAATTTGGACTCCAGGACATTGGTTGACGAGGACATGCCTGAAGGCCAGAATGGCATCGGGATTGATGTTTCCTCTCAGGAGCAGGCCAAGAGGCCACTTTCCGTAACAACAGTCTGTCGACCCCTCCACGCAGCCCTTAGCCTCCCCCTTACATTTCCCCTGTCCTCTCTCTACGCCGACAGAGACTCCTGGGATCGTCCGTCCTCCACCGAGAGTCCAGGGTTTCAGAGCCCGGACTCTTCCCAGCCACAGAGGAGAACATCGCAGAGTTCACTGAAGGAGAAATCAATCC GGCGAAAGATGCGAGTTTATTCCCCGGACAGCCTGAACAATGAATCTCTCAGCAGTCCGATTCTTGATGAGGACTGCATCTTCCCGGGACCTTTTTCATCCCTGCTGGTGGAGGACCTTGGTGGAATATCTTCCCTCGAGTTGGTAACAAGTCCTTCATCCATAGCAGGTGCTACAGGCCTGCCGAATCCCAGTCATCCTGACAATTTAAATTTGCCAGAGGAACCACTGCACATAACAGAAGACTCAATACCAGGGCTGGGAGAGGACTGTGGGAATGCAAACACTTTAAATGTCGCAGGGGGGAGCTCTTTTTCACGATCTCGAAATGGGGACCAAGAACGCCGGCGTTTCTCAGCTTCAGAGCTAATATCCAGACTGCAGCTGTCCCAGAGGAAGAGCTCCTTCACCCTGAAGTTGGGTAAATCGCTTTCTGCTCGGGTAACCTCGAGAGATCGCCAGAGCTCCTACAGCCTGAGTCCTAACCCCGACT ATAAGTCTACCTCGAAGCATCGCAGCTCAGGCGGTTCTAGTGAGAGCGCCCCCAACAGTCCGGTAGGACCTCCTCCGTCACTGCCCAACAGTGAGAGTGGGATGCCTTTACATCGCTGGAGCACAAAGCTTGG AATGCGAAagaaatccacagaggaagactGGGGCACTTCTCCTACTGTTCCCTGTTCAAATCGTCTGTCACGTTTTCTGCCAAATT CAATTCTGTACCAGGAATACAGTGATGTTGCCATCAACAGAGAGATCCAGAGGCAGCAAGGGAAGGAGCCAGGCACAGAGGAGGAGGGACTTAGGGAAGAAGGGTCAGATGATTCCCCctctccatctaatctgtctCCATCCAGCTCCTTTCGTTCTTCACGTGGCTCGGCTTTCGCCCTGTGGCAGGACATCCCTGATGTACGATGCAGCGGTCAACTTGACAATTTCAGCAACGAGGAAAGGAAGCTACAGGAG GCAAAATTTGAGCTGGTGACCTCTGAAGCATCATACATTCGTAGCTTGGCTATCGCGGTGGACCACTTTATGTTGTCCCAGGAGCTCGGAGAGTGTCTGGGGGCTCAGGATAAGCAGTGGCTCTTTTCCAAGCTGCCTGAAGTCAAAGATGTCAGCGAGAG ATTCCTTCAGGACCTGGAGCGTCGACTGGAGGAGGACATTCTGCGATTTGACGTGTGTGACATTGTCTTGGACCACTGCCCGGCGTTGCGTAGGGTCTACTTACCCTATGTAACCAACCAGGCCTACCAGGAGCAGACATACCAACGCTTGCT GCAGGAGAATCTGCGATTCCCCAGTATCCTGGCTCGCTTGGAGGAGTACCCAATCTGCCAGAGACTTCCTCTTACCTCCTTCCTAATCCTCCCATTCCAGCGGATCACACGGCTCAAGATGCTGGTAGAG AATATCCTGAAGAGAACTACACCTGGCTCGCGAGACGAGGACACTGCCACTAAAGCTTTTAATGAGCTTAAAAAG ATCATAAAAGAATGTAATTCAAGTGTGCAATCAATGAAAAGGATGGAGGAGCTTATTCACCTCAATAAGAAAATCAATTTTGAGGGCAAG ATATTCCCTCTGATCTCTCAGTCTCGCTGGCTGGTGAAGCACGGTGAGCTGCTGGAGGTGGACACTCAAACCATGAGTATTTCCGGGTCAAAGTTCAAGTTACCCACCAAGCCTGTGTACCTTCACCTGTTCAACGACTGTCTTCTATTGTCTAGAAGAAAAGA TACGTGGAAGTTCATGGTGTTTGTGCATGCCAAGATTGGAGAACTGAAAGTGAAGGACCTCAGTCAGAAGCTGCAGGGGATTTCGGGCTTCATCTTCCACCTGCAGCTGTGTGGAGGCCAGCAGCTCAAACACCAGATCCTGCTCAAAGCCCTCACCGA GAGTGAGAAGCAGAGGTGGATTACAGCTATGTTTCCATCCAACCCACTGGAGGACATTGAGCAGGCCGGCGAGAATGACG ATCTATCTCAGGTTCAGTGTATCAAGAGTTATCAGAGCCAAGAGCATGATGAATTAACATTGGAAAAGGCTGACATTCTTCAAGCCAAGACCATTACAAGCGACG GCTGGGTTGAAGGGATCCGACTATCTGACGGGGAGCGGGGCTGGTTCCCCAAATCCTATGTGGAGGAAATCACAAGTCGCAGTGCGCGTCTCCGAAACCTCCGAGAAAATATCCGCATCAAGTGTGTCATGCAGAAACTGGAGGGGGAGCACTAa